The following proteins are co-located in the Acidimicrobiales bacterium genome:
- a CDS encoding DUF5317 family protein codes for MWILIVALPVGLIAGLLWGRDLSGVRDLRVRFWGLLLPATALGIVMWFDREPPFEALILPLSLVLFGVVAGANLNLVGMSVVLVGIAANLIPIMANGAMPVRESAVIDAGIADADSIAFVELGAGRRFEQPGDMLMPLGAIVPAGPLDEVLTFGDLIAALGLVNVGLRIGRPRRQHEHVADPNAETFVDLRDPAPPSASTDDEDLPDFVRLGAASVHPLDDMPTEVKGSAYWNP; via the coding sequence GTGTGGATCCTGATAGTTGCCTTGCCGGTCGGGTTGATCGCGGGCCTCCTCTGGGGGCGAGATCTCTCGGGCGTACGCGACCTCAGGGTGCGGTTCTGGGGCCTCTTGCTGCCGGCTACAGCCCTGGGGATAGTCATGTGGTTCGATCGCGAGCCACCGTTCGAGGCTCTGATACTGCCGCTTAGCCTGGTGCTGTTCGGCGTCGTCGCTGGCGCAAATCTGAACCTGGTCGGCATGTCGGTGGTGTTGGTGGGAATCGCCGCCAACCTCATTCCGATCATGGCCAATGGGGCCATGCCCGTGCGCGAATCGGCAGTCATCGATGCCGGCATCGCCGACGCAGACTCGATCGCCTTCGTCGAACTGGGTGCAGGCAGGCGCTTCGAACAGCCTGGCGACATGTTGATGCCCCTCGGTGCCATCGTGCCCGCGGGGCCCCTCGACGAGGTGCTGACATTCGGAGACCTCATCGCCGCCCTCGGGCTGGTCAACGTCGGGCTTCGCATCGGACGCCCCCGACGGCAGCACGAACACGTGGCCGACCCCAACGCCGAGACCTTCGTAGACCTGCGCGACCCGGCTCCGCCCTCGGCCTCGACAGACGACGAGGACCTTCCGGACTTCGTCAGGTTGGGTGCGGCGAGCGTGCACCCCCTCGACGACATGCCCACAGAGGTGAAGGGATCGGCATACTGGAACCCGTGA
- a CDS encoding TetR/AcrR family transcriptional regulator, whose protein sequence is MARMPAAERRRQLLDEAVHVFSEVGYHGASMNDIALAAGVTKPVIYQHFESKLELYLELLDDIARRLSSTISEAVGSARSGRDQIREGLLAYFSFVQEHRNEFRVLFGSRAQATGEFGSALRDAERSITESVGDLAEASEAGPLPRRTATAIVSMAEGACRHWLAHEPEVSAETLADDLADLLWNGISRS, encoded by the coding sequence ATGGCCCGAATGCCCGCGGCCGAACGCCGCCGCCAGCTGCTCGACGAGGCCGTCCACGTCTTTTCCGAAGTGGGCTATCACGGGGCGTCGATGAACGACATCGCTCTGGCCGCCGGTGTCACCAAGCCGGTGATCTACCAGCACTTCGAATCGAAGCTCGAGCTGTACCTCGAGTTGCTCGACGACATCGCCAGACGCCTCAGCTCGACCATCAGTGAGGCCGTCGGTTCGGCGAGGTCTGGGCGCGACCAGATCCGCGAAGGCCTGCTCGCGTACTTCAGCTTCGTCCAGGAGCATCGCAACGAGTTCCGGGTGCTGTTCGGCAGCCGGGCCCAGGCAACCGGCGAATTCGGGTCGGCGCTGCGCGACGCCGAGCGCTCGATCACCGAGTCGGTCGGCGATCTGGCAGAAGCATCAGAGGCCGGGCCGCTCCCGCGGCGAACCGCCACGGCAATCGTGTCGATGGCCGAAGGTGCGTGCCGTCACTGGCTGGCTCACGAGCCCGAAGTCAGCGCCGAGACCCTCGCCGACGACCTCGCCGACTTGTTGTGGAACGGCATCAGCCGGAGCTAG
- a CDS encoding helix-turn-helix domain-containing protein, whose protein sequence is MVKVTAVRTTGIYCRAGCPARPHQVNTVPYRSQVAAEAAGYRACLRCRPDLEPGESVGADAPYPVRRAVDLVAHGYLDTHTESDLAAFVGYSARHLRRLFLEHVGATPDAVGRSQRAHFARKLLDDTDLALADIAAASGFSSARQLSRVVTEVFGFAPSRLRGGQKGARGDVDGGFPLMLGMDPSSVRDVIGHLQPRCVPGVEHTEGFSYARTFEHFGHPGVLEIDASDQEARQVAAVVHLPSYSGLVSLVERTRRLFGFDLDLDEARSALADDELLGELVGSTAPLVPGCWDRFETAVRIVVGQQVSVVGGSTLAGRVAESCGRPVAGVGVLGLQRLFPSPEQLAEADLSGLGMPSSRAQTIIDLAGGVASGEIGLDGEPDELRSQLMAVRGVGPWTAEMVCLRVARDLDAFPSSDLVLRDAVGRLIGQGRPSQAVVAAVAERWRPFRGVAATVLWNRSAARY, encoded by the coding sequence ATGGTCAAGGTCACGGCGGTGCGAACCACGGGCATCTACTGCCGTGCCGGCTGCCCGGCGCGGCCACACCAGGTCAACACCGTGCCGTATCGATCTCAGGTTGCAGCCGAGGCGGCCGGCTATCGCGCCTGCCTGCGTTGCCGTCCGGACCTGGAACCAGGCGAATCTGTCGGGGCCGACGCCCCCTATCCCGTGCGTCGCGCGGTAGACCTGGTCGCCCACGGGTATCTCGACACGCACACCGAGAGCGATCTGGCCGCGTTCGTCGGGTACAGCGCTCGCCACCTCAGGCGACTGTTCCTCGAGCATGTCGGGGCCACGCCCGACGCCGTTGGCAGGTCGCAGCGAGCCCACTTCGCGCGCAAACTTCTCGACGACACAGACCTGGCGCTAGCCGACATAGCAGCGGCCTCCGGGTTCTCTTCGGCCCGCCAGTTGTCCCGCGTGGTGACCGAGGTGTTCGGCTTTGCCCCATCCAGATTGAGGGGCGGCCAGAAGGGCGCCAGGGGAGATGTCGACGGCGGGTTCCCGCTGATGTTGGGCATGGACCCATCGAGCGTCCGGGACGTGATCGGCCACCTACAACCGCGCTGTGTGCCGGGCGTCGAGCACACCGAGGGGTTCAGCTATGCGAGGACCTTCGAGCACTTCGGTCATCCCGGAGTGCTCGAGATAGACGCATCCGATCAGGAGGCACGCCAGGTCGCCGCGGTGGTTCACCTGCCCAGCTACTCGGGTCTGGTGTCGCTGGTCGAGAGGACACGTCGACTGTTCGGCTTCGACCTGGACCTCGACGAAGCGAGATCGGCGCTGGCCGACGACGAACTGCTGGGGGAGCTGGTCGGCTCCACAGCTCCCCTGGTGCCGGGTTGTTGGGATCGTTTCGAGACAGCCGTGCGCATCGTCGTTGGCCAACAGGTCAGTGTCGTGGGTGGGTCGACACTGGCGGGCCGGGTGGCCGAGTCGTGTGGCCGACCGGTCGCCGGCGTCGGTGTCCTGGGACTGCAGAGGTTGTTCCCTTCACCAGAACAGCTGGCGGAGGCCGACCTTTCTGGTCTCGGAATGCCCTCGTCGCGGGCACAGACCATCATCGATCTGGCGGGTGGCGTGGCCTCAGGCGAGATAGGGCTGGACGGCGAGCCAGACGAACTGCGCAGCCAACTGATGGCGGTCAGGGGGGTTGGGCCGTGGACCGCAGAGATGGTGTGTCTACGAGTTGCCCGAGATCTGGATGCGTTTCCCAGCTCGGACCTGGTGTTGCGCGACGCCGTGGGCCGGCTGATCGGTCAAGGCAGGCCCTCTCAGGCCGTTGTGGCAGCGGTGGCCGAGCGTTGGCGGCCGTTTCGCGGCGTGGCCGCGACCGTTCTGTGGAACCGGTCGGCAGCCCGGTACTAG